In the genome of Nycticebus coucang isolate mNycCou1 chromosome 12, mNycCou1.pri, whole genome shotgun sequence, one region contains:
- the ASL gene encoding argininosuccinate lyase isoform X1, with product MASESGKLWGGRFVGAVDPIMEKFNASITYDRHLWEVDVQGSKAYSRGLEKAGLLTKAEMDQILCGLDKVAEEWAQGTFKLNPNDEDIHTANERRLKELIGETAGKLHTGRSRNDQVVTDLRLWMRQMCSTLSALLWELIKTMVDRAESEHDILFPGYTHLQRAQPIRWSHWILSHAVALTRDSERLLEVRNRINVLPLGSGALAGNPLGVDRELLRAELNFGAITLNSMDATSERDFVAEFLFWASLCMTHLSRMAEDLILYGTKEFSFVQLSDAYSTGSSLMPQKKNPDSLELIRSKAGRVFGRCAGLLMTLKGLPSTYNKDLQEDKEAVFEVSDTVSAVLQVATGVISTLQIHRENMARALSPDMLATDLAYYLVRKGMPFRQAHEASGKAVFMAETKGVALNELSLQDLQTISSLFSSDVNRVWDYRHSVEQYSALGGTARSSVNWQIGQVRALLQAQQA from the exons ATGGCATCGGAG AGTGGGAAGCTGTGGGGTGGCCGGTTTGTGGGCGCAGTGGACCCCATCATGGAGAAGTTCAATGCATCTATCACCTATGACCGGCACTTGTGGGAGGTGGATGTGCAGGGCAGCAAGGCCTATAGCAGGGGACTGGAGAAGGCGGGGCTCCTCACCAAGGCCGAGATGGACCAGATACTTTGTGGCCTGGACAAG GTGGCTGAGGAGTGGGCCCAGGGCACCTTCAAACTAAATCCCAATGATGAGGACATCCACACAGCCAATGAGAGACGCCTGAAG GAGCTCATTGGGGAAACCGCAGGGAAGCTGCACACAGGACGCAGTCGGAATGACCAG GTGGTCACAGACCTCAGGCTGTGGATGCGGCAGATGTGCTCCACGCTCTCAGCCCTCCTCTGGGAACTCATCAAAACCATGGTGGATCGGGCAGAGTC GGAACATGACATCCTCTTCCCAGGGTACACGCACCTGCAGAGGGCACAGCCCATCCGCTGGAGCCACTGGATCCTGAG TCATGCTGTGGCACTGACCCGAGACTCTGAGAGACTGCTGGAGGTGCGGAATCGGATCAATGTCCTGCCCCTGGGGAG CGGGGCCCTTGCAGGCAATCCTTTGGGTGTGGACCGGGAGCTGCTCCGAGCAG AACTGAACTTTGGGGCCATCACGCTTAACAGTATGGATGCCACCAGTGAGCGAGACTTTGTGG CTGAGTTCCTGTTCTGGGCTTCGCTGTGCATGACCCACCTCAGCAGGATGGCTGAGGACCTTATCCTTTATGGCACTAAGGAGTTCAGCTTTGTGCAGCTCTCAGATGCCTATAG CACCGGAAGCAGCTTGATGCCCCAGAAGAAAAACCCAGACAGTCTGGAGCTGATCCGGAGCAAGGCGGGGCGTGTGTTTGGGCGG TGCGCTGGGCTCCTGATGACCCTGAAGGGACTCCCAAGCACCTACAACAAGGACTTACAG GAGGACAAAGAAGCTGTATTTGAAGTGTCAGACACCGTGAGTGCTGTCCTCCAGGTGGCCACTGGCGTCATCTCCACGCTGCAG ATTCACCGTGAGAACATGGCGCGGGCGCTTAGTCCTGACATGCTGGCCACTGACCTCGCCTACTACCTGGTCCGCAAAGGG ATGCCGTTCCGCCAGGCCCACGAGGCCTCCGGGAAAGCAGTGTTCATGGCAGAGACCAAGGGGGTCGCCCTAAACGAGCTGTCGCTCCAGGATCTGCAGACCATCAG CTCCCTGTTCTCCAGTGACGTGAATCGCGTGTGGGACTACCGGCACAGCGTGGAGCAGTACAGTGCCCTGGGGGGCACGGCGCGCTCCAGTGTCAACTGGCAGATCGGCCAGGTGCGGGCGCTGTTGCAAGCACAGCAGGCTTAG
- the ASL gene encoding argininosuccinate lyase isoform X2, whose protein sequence is MASESGKLWGGRFVGAVDPIMEKFNASITYDRHLWEVDVQGSKAYSRGLEKAGLLTKAEMDQILCGLDKVAEEWAQGTFKLNPNDEDIHTANERRLKELIGETAGKLHTGRSRNDQVVTDLRLWMRQMCSTLSALLWELIKTMVDRAESEHDILFPGYTHLQRAQPIRWSHWILSHAVALTRDSERLLEVRNRINVLPLGSGALAGNPLGVDRELLRAELNFGAITLNSMDATSERDFVAEFLFWASLCMTHLSRMAEDLILYGTKEFSFVQLSDAYSTGSSLMPQKKNPDSLELIRSKCAGLLMTLKGLPSTYNKDLQEDKEAVFEVSDTVSAVLQVATGVISTLQIHRENMARALSPDMLATDLAYYLVRKGMPFRQAHEASGKAVFMAETKGVALNELSLQDLQTISSLFSSDVNRVWDYRHSVEQYSALGGTARSSVNWQIGQVRALLQAQQA, encoded by the exons ATGGCATCGGAG AGTGGGAAGCTGTGGGGTGGCCGGTTTGTGGGCGCAGTGGACCCCATCATGGAGAAGTTCAATGCATCTATCACCTATGACCGGCACTTGTGGGAGGTGGATGTGCAGGGCAGCAAGGCCTATAGCAGGGGACTGGAGAAGGCGGGGCTCCTCACCAAGGCCGAGATGGACCAGATACTTTGTGGCCTGGACAAG GTGGCTGAGGAGTGGGCCCAGGGCACCTTCAAACTAAATCCCAATGATGAGGACATCCACACAGCCAATGAGAGACGCCTGAAG GAGCTCATTGGGGAAACCGCAGGGAAGCTGCACACAGGACGCAGTCGGAATGACCAG GTGGTCACAGACCTCAGGCTGTGGATGCGGCAGATGTGCTCCACGCTCTCAGCCCTCCTCTGGGAACTCATCAAAACCATGGTGGATCGGGCAGAGTC GGAACATGACATCCTCTTCCCAGGGTACACGCACCTGCAGAGGGCACAGCCCATCCGCTGGAGCCACTGGATCCTGAG TCATGCTGTGGCACTGACCCGAGACTCTGAGAGACTGCTGGAGGTGCGGAATCGGATCAATGTCCTGCCCCTGGGGAG CGGGGCCCTTGCAGGCAATCCTTTGGGTGTGGACCGGGAGCTGCTCCGAGCAG AACTGAACTTTGGGGCCATCACGCTTAACAGTATGGATGCCACCAGTGAGCGAGACTTTGTGG CTGAGTTCCTGTTCTGGGCTTCGCTGTGCATGACCCACCTCAGCAGGATGGCTGAGGACCTTATCCTTTATGGCACTAAGGAGTTCAGCTTTGTGCAGCTCTCAGATGCCTATAG CACCGGAAGCAGCTTGATGCCCCAGAAGAAAAACCCAGACAGTCTGGAGCTGATCCGGAGCAAG TGCGCTGGGCTCCTGATGACCCTGAAGGGACTCCCAAGCACCTACAACAAGGACTTACAG GAGGACAAAGAAGCTGTATTTGAAGTGTCAGACACCGTGAGTGCTGTCCTCCAGGTGGCCACTGGCGTCATCTCCACGCTGCAG ATTCACCGTGAGAACATGGCGCGGGCGCTTAGTCCTGACATGCTGGCCACTGACCTCGCCTACTACCTGGTCCGCAAAGGG ATGCCGTTCCGCCAGGCCCACGAGGCCTCCGGGAAAGCAGTGTTCATGGCAGAGACCAAGGGGGTCGCCCTAAACGAGCTGTCGCTCCAGGATCTGCAGACCATCAG CTCCCTGTTCTCCAGTGACGTGAATCGCGTGTGGGACTACCGGCACAGCGTGGAGCAGTACAGTGCCCTGGGGGGCACGGCGCGCTCCAGTGTCAACTGGCAGATCGGCCAGGTGCGGGCGCTGTTGCAAGCACAGCAGGCTTAG